The Lates calcarifer isolate ASB-BC8 linkage group LG24, TLL_Latcal_v3, whole genome shotgun sequence sequence AAAAGGGAGAAGACGGTCGCGAGATTAGTCATTCCTGCTGACCTCCTGTGACTGTCACTCACAAAACATCACTAGTCTTGCCACTGAGGCTTGGCAGTTGTCTCACTGATGCATGAAGacactgtttgacattttgggaaataaacgTATTCACTTTACTGCCAAGGTAagtgtagcttcatatttaatgtacagaCGTGATATTtgtatcaatcctctcatcaaacttttgacaagaaaacaagaacaagagtatctctcaaaatgttgaactactctTATTAGTCAGGTGggacaagaaaaacacatcagctatATGATGGTGTCAGATGACCATTTAAAAGGGCTTTGCCATTAACTCTGGCTAATGAATCAGTCCATGGTAATTACACTGCTGCAGCGACTTGAATATAATGTACACACTGAGTGCCTAGTCACCACTGGGACAAACCAGTTCTGCTGGAGGGTGTATCCTCTCACAATTAGCTGATAACAAATCATTAACTAATGACATGTAATGTCGAATATGAATGACTTCTTTATCTGCTTGACCAGCTTCATATTGCACCAAGTCTAAAGGTTATGTCCACACATCTCCTCATGTTTACCCTTGAGAAACCTACTCACTGCcatgaaataaacatttgacCAGGCAGTGGCTTAAAGACTCCAACCACGAGGACAAACCTGACTTAACAGGCTGTTAGTTTAGATTAATGGGTGGTTAGAAGTCAAACGTCCATATTTAGAAGTAAATATTTTCAAACACAAGTATAATGTACCAGTATTGTGTTGTTTACTCAGGTATGACTGaaattgcacacacatactcaagCTGCATTTCTTCACCTACAGAATGAGATGCATGTGTGGGAACATTTCCTGTTGACTCCCCACATAATGACTAAGAAGTACAGTGGTAATGCAACCACACCAACATCTGTGTCAACTTTTGTTTGTCCTTGTTCTCTTGATTGtctttttatacattgtgagAGTGCAAGAAGCTGTGGTATTGCTTTTCCTCCCATTACAGaggtttcattttctcctttcagCTAATCTGAACAATTAAACTCTTGATTTAGATTGAATTAAAAGAGAGGATTTGCAGACAGGGATATTCTAGACTGTGGGCACACAGCCAATCCTTCTGGTATACTGCTGAATGGGCTCTGTGAGCACTGACATACCTGCTCAGAGCTGACACTGATTGGCTCTTTGCAGACAATCCAGGTGACACTCTCCAGCAGAGGGGGTGTGGTCAGAGAGCCGTCATATGTCCAGTAGTCTAGACAACCAGGCAGCAGAGTAGCGGGGTTGAAGTTAGCAAACGTGGTCTGCTTGCCCTGAAGATAATACAGAAAGCGCCATAGGTGAGACAGATAtcttaaatatgaaaaatcaaaTGGATGAAGATATGCTTTTGTTTAACATACTTTGGCCTTGATGGCATCAAAGGCGTCAAGAAGCTTCTGGAGATTTGCATTTTCATCACCAAtctgaaaaacagcaacattgTAGGTTAATTATATGACCATCAGTATTATGGGTTGTTAAACTAGACATTGTGATAAACAACAGCAAATCAAAGTATATAACTTGATGTAATACTGAAAAATATGCTTGAATCGTTTCCGACAGACCTTCAGGAAAACTCCGACGACAGCGAGCCCATCAGGCTTGCTAGCAGCCTCTCCAAAGCTTGGGTATTTGGTGTTCCAGTGCACCAGATGGAGCTGcgaataaatgaaataatggataaattaaaaaaaagcaaaacgaaacaaaaaacagcaacaacaaaatccTATTCCTATGATCCATTTTTAGGACTCTGGAAATGCTGTCATGTTCTGTTTCACAATAGATACTGAACTATTGTGGGATAGTCTCacttgacatatttttgttagAAAAATAGAATATTTATCTTTAAAGGTACTTTTATATAAAATTGgaacatgaaaatgtatttacGGAGAATAACATACATTTGCTCACAGATTTGATTTTTACCCATACAAACCATCTGAGGTTAAATAGCCTTACTTAATGTCAGTTAGTCAACTGGAAACATACAGGCCTAACTTTAATCTGAGAATCATGCAAAGCCTTTTCCCCGCCCACTCTGGTTCAACCTTCTAATgagatttcttctttttcagaaCAGCCCTGCTTCTGACAAATGTTAACAACcgacaatacaaacaaaaaaaaacttaatcTCCACTCTGCCCCTTTCCCCCTTGTTACATCAACCTCAATCTGCCAGAGAGTACAGCTCGGTCAGTATTATCATCATGATAATGGCTCAGAGCATCTTTACCTCGGCAGGATACTTGGTCCCGGCCACAGTGTGCTCAGAGCCCCTGTTGTCGGAGGCTCCCCAGTGGAAGTGAAACTGCTTGAGTCTATAGATCCCTGAGATTGGTCCATCTGTCAGAGCTgtacaaaaagaaacaacacacacatctcccaTGAGTTCATCCCACAGTGAGTGTGAGTGgcactgcagtcagccagtgAGGCTTTGACTGGGCAGCATTGTTACCCAGTAATGCATCATACTTGGaagaaaatactgtaaaagAAACATCTTCctgaacagaaaatataagaaTACTAGGAACACAGACACGACGTACATGCTTGTGTCACCATGGCAGACTTCCTATTTAATGGAAGCAGACTCAGTTCCTGTTGTGTCAGCCTGACATGGTGTCCAGGTATTGTTAAAGTCAAACCTCCTTCCAATGCTACACAATGTATCTATTTACAGTATACAAAGTGGTTGAAACAGTAGCAGATAATCCTGTATATCATTCTATTTTGGGTGCTATGTTATCAAATGCCgggatggacacacacacacacacacacacacacacacacacacacacacacaggcctctcCAAACAGGATATTTGTTTCTCAGTACTCGGCCTCAAAAGATAAGAAGGTGCAGAACTGATCGGAGCAAATTAATCTGAGGGTGTCTGGGATCCTGTTTTACATTAttggaaaacaaatacaaacaagcTGGGATATTCATCTTTTCCATGGTGCACACATGATGCATGACATGTGTGACGATGACAGGCAGACTTAGCTTGTTCTTTATTTAGATGTGCAGGgtagaaaataaaataccaaGGAAGACTTAAGGGGCCGTAACTCATCTCTTCAGATTCTcagcaaaagcatttttgttttttcatcttgaTGTGTGTTCCACTAGAAATAACCCATGTGATGTTGTTGATTATGTAACCATATTCTTCATTATCCTATATGTCAAATCAGCTTAGGGACAACCAATCCAAAATCCTAAACAGGAAACAATAATCTCAAGCAATTGTTTGTTGTCTCTTTGGAATAAAATTCTGACCTGAATGAAAAATCGATGAaccaaaagagagaaaaataatcaatgCAATCTGCATTACAACATTATAAAGGGGGAAAGAAATCAAGCCTCTTTTATTTGGTTACTAAACACATTCCCACGCACGTTTGGCCCATTAATGGTTAACGAAGAGCGGGTTTATTTGCAGTGTAACCTTCGTTTTTTGCGCTTTTGACCCTCAGTGCCTGCAGAAAAGAGCAGGCGTGGGAAAGGTTTACCAGGGGTTACATTACCAATTCAATTAGAATCTGCGTTCTTTGTGTTCGGCTTTTGAATAGAGCTCCTACAGCctgttcatttctttcatttgaaaacagaaaacgtAAAAGCACAAActatattaaaatgaaaataaaataaaatcgGTTTGCATTTAcgttaatattaaaataaaatcaacatgcTTGAGTTCTGTAGTCTTAATGCTGCACACTGAGAGCTGCAGTTGATGTATAGAAGCCATGCATTAAACCTGAATGCCGCATTCAGGAGAAATGCGGCATTCAGCAGAACCTCTGTCCAATAATCCTCTATCAAATCTCCAAACCTTACAATGATTATtagaaatgtataaaaatgtttttccctcCAGGTTCAGACGAAATAAAATGCCAATCAAAGACTGGAGAGGTGATACCAAGTCGTGAAGGCAGCACTGAGCGGTTGGATTCCTGCAGTATTAATGTCACACTAACTTGAATTGTCGGTGTCATCTAGGAAGGTCACTTGGAAGGAATGTCCGTTGTTGAGAATATCTTGGCAGGTGGAGGGGTCGTACTTCAGGTTGAGCGGCTTCAGCCCCGCGTCGTATGATGCTTCACCAGGTACGATGTCAATGGGAGACTGGCGGGGTCCATTGGCAATAGGGAAGTTATCAGCCCATTTGTCGGGTCCTAAAATAATATGATGATAAACATTGTGGTTATTAGTAGTATTCGTCTTGAAATGTGGGTTTTGTTCATGAAATAAATTGCGTATTTCAGCATGGTGATGTGCTTAAAACGCGCGTAAAATCCCATAACtgataagaataataataaaaaaaatctctgcagTGACCAGTGCATGCATCGTCCTTCCACTCATTCAGTaccctgcctgcctgctggtATGACTGGTTTTTAACAATCCTCTCAGTACTGTCACCCCCTACATTATAGCGTGTTTGAGTCGTGAGCGCCTCACCGTTGTTCGGTGCGTATCCCCAAGCATGAGACATTGTTAGAGGTTTGAATCAGTGAGTATCTAGAGCTGTAATCCCCTAAAGCGAGTCGTCCCCCAGCGCAAAGCAGCCAGTGTCCTCCACCTGACAGCTGCACCGCTTATATAGGGTCCcctgtgtgcagtgtgtctgtcagGCTGGTGTTGGCCACATGATGTCCACGCAGTTGACCGGGAGGAGTTTAGATGCGCAGCACACTGTGGATCAAtgactctctctcacacacacgcacgcactctctctccctctctctctctgcagcggTATAAGCCTGATGAGCTCCGTATTCCTCCATTTACGTGCTGAGCGCATTTGCACCTCTCAGCTAACGGGTTTCATTTGCCTATAATGTCGGGAAATAACGGAATTACGCAACAGCACGCAGCCTATAGTGTCACTTTCAAACTGAGTCGGTAGTTGTGGCATTACTGAAAAGAACGCCCTGAATTTACAGCTGTGTCACAGCAAAGCGACACGCACATGGATTATATAGACATGCAGAATATCACCATTACATTGAGGTAGCCCAATGAAAATGAGTGTATTTAATATGGATTTATTGACACACGGGGACGTTAAATATATGTCAGAAGGAGGTTTGGCTTCATTGTACTCTATGGATTTTGATGTAAAAAGTTTGTGGACTGTATGccacaaaaaccacagaaaaaaacaacttttttttctgtttagcaacacacttttaaagaaaaatgtggtTACATCTCGAGTGCCTTTTAAATTAGAACACTTGATAGGACATAACAGTTATCTGGCTGACCGTTGCACAGCTCAGCAGCTCAGATAACTTAAGTGAAGGCCCACTTTGTGCATGGTTTGTCTGTCAGACTGGTGTGTTGCAGCGTAACTGAGAGGTGCAATATATGGGTCAAGTTAAGTCAAGTGACCGTGAAATGGGTCAAATCACGTACAGACATATGCACATCGATATCCATAcatgtgtatttaaaaaaagttttaaggTGTCAGAGTCCGGTCAACCCCATTGTTAAACCTTATGAATGTGGGATGCAAACATTAATCATATGGGCATCTTTGCTTTCTGCCACATAACATGCAATAAACACAGATTCAACAGGTGCAGCCTTCATATTTTCAAAGGTGCAGTTGTAAACAATGATCAAATACGGTTTTAGGAAATTTCATCAGTGTCTGTAGGAAGAGAAATGCATTTCAGACAGAAACGACTGATTATCTCGCTGAGGGATCAGTCCATCCTTTTGTTGACAATTAAGCATAAACCTCATGTCTCTATCTACAATCAGCAGTACAGATTTATTGCATCCTACTGACCAGTCCAGCTTGGAGTACAATGACATAATAGGTCTTGCTGAGTTTGTCAGATACAGACACAGCTGTGGTGGTGCTATGGTGCCACCTGCTGTTGGTCGATGAGAGTACAAGACTTGCGGTCAAAGACAATCATAGATGAGTGGTTTGCAGAGCATGgtcttggttgttttgttttttggcctcGTGGAGGTTTGATAgaataattaaaagaaacagaaagtggaTGAAGAATATCACGGATGTCTAAAATGTTATGTTGCTGtagttaaatgttaaaacacacagacttacaATGAATTTCAATATAAGGTCCACTGAGTAATTGGCACAAATTATGTTACCAAACTATGTGTGTGGCATTCTTCGCCATTGTTAGACCTTTTTAAGAATGAACAAAGTAAGCTATGAAATAAATCTGaactttttttacttttattttgaaggttagACATCCAAACCGGAAGTATTGTTTTCGTTTTGTTCCATTACCCAAGCGCTCCTCCCCTCATCAAACACCAAGTAATCAAGTTATATTTTCGTTTTGCGGCAATGGCTTGAACACAAGGAATTGTAAGATCATAAACTTATTAATTTATAATCCGTTTAAGGATACGAAATTCGATTTCCTCTACGAGTTGTCTTTCAAAATAATGGCTATAATAATGATTGAATTTCAGACTGAAAAAAGCGAAAGAGATTAAACGATTTATTAACTTTAACAAATTACAATTATAACAACatcagtaacaataataaagatTTATTCGCTTTTTTAACCGCTACGTTACAAAATTAAAGCAGTAATTATCAGCCTCCTATCTATGCCTTCTACATGGTATCAGCGTCGCACGCAAGTGACGTAGCAGAGAAGGCACGTTTGTAGCACATGAGGATATCTACACTGGGCAACTAATTCACCTACGAGGTCAGTCTGTA is a genomic window containing:
- the LOC108900025 gene encoding carbonic anhydrase 1 codes for the protein MSHAWGYAPNNGPDKWADNFPIANGPRQSPIDIVPGEASYDAGLKPLNLKYDPSTCQDILNNGHSFQVTFLDDTDNSTLTDGPISGIYRLKQFHFHWGASDNRGSEHTVAGTKYPAELHLVHWNTKYPSFGEAASKPDGLAVVGVFLKIGDENANLQKLLDAFDAIKAKGKQTTFANFNPATLLPGCLDYWTYDGSLTTPPLLESVTWIVCKEPISVSSEQMAKFRSLLFSAEGEAECCMVDNYRPPQPLKGRAVRASFQ